A region from the uncultured Macellibacteroides sp. genome encodes:
- a CDS encoding LytTR family DNA-binding domain-containing protein, with protein sequence MKILIVEDETVAYENLVDILAVIAPDFEVAGNTESICQTVEWLKKNPLPDLILMDIHLSDGLAFSVFERIKVETPVIFTTAYDEYAIEAFKVNSIDYLLKPIKAEELQRALTKFRKWTQPDIVQYLARLSQLSPVHKYKDKLLIPVKDKLLPVNLKDVSCFYTTDKSTYIYMKDGNIYPYSRTLEQICSLLNPEDFIRANKQFIIARNSVADITIWFDSRLLVTLDVDIPERIYISKNKAVEFKAWIVSDN encoded by the coding sequence ATGAAGATACTGATTGTTGAAGATGAAACCGTTGCCTATGAAAATCTGGTAGATATTCTTGCCGTTATAGCGCCCGACTTCGAGGTAGCCGGAAATACCGAAAGTATCTGTCAGACTGTAGAATGGTTAAAGAAAAATCCGCTGCCCGACCTTATTCTGATGGATATTCATTTATCCGACGGGTTGGCATTTTCTGTATTTGAACGTATAAAGGTAGAAACTCCCGTTATCTTTACGACTGCTTACGACGAGTATGCCATCGAGGCCTTCAAAGTGAACAGTATAGATTATCTGCTTAAACCGATCAAAGCCGAAGAATTACAGCGTGCCCTAACAAAATTCAGAAAATGGACGCAGCCCGATATCGTGCAATATCTTGCCCGGCTTTCGCAGCTGTCGCCTGTACACAAGTATAAAGATAAGCTTCTGATTCCTGTAAAGGATAAATTACTTCCTGTTAATCTAAAAGATGTTTCCTGCTTTTATACTACCGACAAGAGTACGTACATTTATATGAAAGATGGCAACATCTATCCCTATTCCAGAACGCTGGAACAAATCTGCTCATTGCTGAACCCGGAAGATTTTATCCGTGCCAACAAACAATTTATTATCGCCCGCAACAGTGTAGCCGATATTACTATCTGGTTTGACAGTCGCCTTCTTGTAACCCTCGATGTTGATATTCCGGAACGGATTTATATCAGCAAAAACAAAGCTGTAGAATTCAAAGCCTGGATTGTAAGTGATAATTAA
- a CDS encoding helix-turn-helix domain-containing protein produces MKRILSPFNWRKELENMADADTIDDDLILFDKPVISSISDHPFRLDVVVAVICKKGSMSGSINLQPYKAQSPSLIILTPGQIFQHENISEDFSGHFILMTEQFTSNLFTNVKETFPLFLSVQNNPTISLTSKEFESMEFYYTIMQRVARMKDNPHRMEIVRHITLAFFYGLSYLFHKSAESEKKTKHEVLVEKYINLVKVHYKEQRSLDFYADKLCLTPKYLSKIIKENSGKSANNWIENHVLLDAKALLKSTNMTIQQISDELNFPSQSFFGKYFKRHVGVSPKEYRKN; encoded by the coding sequence ATGAAAAGAATCTTATCTCCTTTCAACTGGCGTAAAGAGTTGGAAAATATGGCTGATGCAGATACGATTGATGATGATCTGATATTATTTGACAAGCCTGTAATTTCATCTATATCCGATCATCCGTTCAGACTAGATGTTGTAGTTGCCGTAATTTGCAAAAAAGGATCGATGAGCGGATCCATCAACCTGCAGCCATATAAAGCCCAATCACCGAGTCTGATTATTTTGACTCCCGGACAGATATTTCAGCATGAGAATATCAGCGAGGATTTTTCAGGTCATTTTATTTTGATGACGGAACAGTTTACCAGCAACCTCTTCACCAACGTAAAGGAAACCTTCCCGTTATTTCTTTCTGTTCAGAACAATCCAACCATTTCTTTGACCAGCAAAGAGTTCGAGTCCATGGAGTTTTATTATACAATCATGCAAAGAGTGGCGAGGATGAAAGACAACCCCCATCGGATGGAAATAGTGCGGCATATTACATTGGCATTTTTCTATGGGCTAAGTTACCTGTTTCATAAATCTGCGGAAAGTGAAAAGAAAACAAAGCATGAAGTACTTGTAGAGAAATATATAAATCTGGTAAAGGTTCATTATAAGGAACAGCGAAGCTTAGATTTTTATGCCGATAAACTATGTCTAACGCCTAAATATCTGTCGAAAATAATCAAGGAAAACAGCGGTAAGTCGGCAAACAATTGGATTGAGAACCATGTATTGCTAGACGCTAAAGCTCTTCTTAAATCAACAAACATGACTATCCAGCAAATCAGCGACGAACTCAATTTCCCATCGCAGTCATTTTTCGGCAAATACTTTAAGAGGCATGTTGGAGTGTCTCCCAAAGAGTACAGGAAGAATTAA
- a CDS encoding glycosyltransferase family 4 protein has product MKILFIIPGSGDSFYCGNCFRDNLQASALRKAGHTVVIMPLYLPLKHKSFQADAPLFFPATTFYTAQKFFSKRKMPKWLERFTASNAMLNIASSMSGTTSAQGAEAMTLSMINGEDAVFQEQVAQLIQWIKEQEKPDIIHLSSSLLLGIARMIRLQMDIPIICSVQDEEVWIDSMNEKDASAAWQGIIENSRYIDRFITTSQFYKEFIRKRLPQLTEIDVIYPGVDRQKYASTGYPEDPVIGFFYRMNRTNGLDILANAFIKLKERGTINNLRLKIAGGYTGKDKRFLKEIKRLLSPYKEAVEIVDDYSLEDHAGFYNSISVLSVPITFEEGVGLYLCEAFAAGRPAVEPATGSFPEIVGEAGILYKPNSSDALADALEKLLTDKELYIRYAEKAADLSASRYNELVMAANLLALYKQFTGNQK; this is encoded by the coding sequence ATGAAGATATTATTTATCATACCCGGCTCCGGTGACTCCTTTTATTGCGGAAATTGTTTCCGCGATAATCTGCAGGCATCGGCATTACGCAAAGCCGGACATACGGTAGTCATTATGCCGCTTTATCTGCCCCTTAAACATAAATCGTTTCAGGCTGATGCCCCTTTGTTTTTCCCGGCTACTACTTTCTATACGGCACAAAAGTTTTTTAGTAAAAGAAAGATGCCCAAGTGGCTGGAACGTTTTACCGCGTCGAATGCGATGTTGAATATAGCTTCTTCTATGTCGGGTACAACTTCGGCCCAAGGTGCAGAGGCGATGACATTATCCATGATCAACGGCGAGGATGCGGTGTTTCAAGAGCAGGTAGCCCAACTGATTCAATGGATCAAAGAGCAGGAAAAGCCGGATATCATCCACCTTTCCAGTTCTTTATTGCTCGGTATTGCCCGGATGATTCGCTTGCAGATGGATATTCCCATTATCTGTTCCGTGCAAGACGAAGAGGTGTGGATCGACAGCATGAATGAAAAGGATGCTTCGGCCGCCTGGCAGGGAATTATTGAAAATAGCCGGTATATAGACCGGTTTATCACAACCAGCCAATTCTACAAAGAGTTCATCCGGAAGCGTCTTCCTCAACTAACGGAGATTGATGTGATTTATCCCGGAGTAGACAGGCAAAAATATGCCTCCACCGGTTACCCCGAAGATCCGGTAATCGGGTTCTTCTACCGGATGAATCGCACAAACGGACTTGATATACTGGCTAATGCGTTTATCAAGTTAAAGGAAAGGGGTACAATCAATAACCTCAGATTGAAAATAGCAGGAGGTTATACCGGAAAAGACAAGCGCTTCCTGAAGGAGATAAAGCGCCTGCTTTCGCCCTACAAAGAGGCGGTAGAGATAGTCGACGATTACAGTCTGGAGGATCATGCTGGTTTTTACAACTCAATATCCGTACTATCTGTACCTATCACCTTTGAAGAAGGAGTAGGACTGTATCTGTGTGAAGCATTTGCGGCTGGTCGCCCTGCCGTGGAACCCGCAACCGGTTCTTTTCCGGAGATTGTAGGTGAAGCCGGTATCTTGTACAAACCCAACAGCTCCGATGCATTGGCAGATGCCCTGGAAAAGCTATTGACTGATAAAGAATTGTATATCCGGTATGCAGAGAAGGCCGCGGATTTATCCGCCTCTCGATACAATGAACTGGTGATGGCCGCAAATTTGCTCGCGCTTTATAAGCAATTTACTGGTAATCAAAAATAA
- a CDS encoding TolC family protein codes for MKSFLLSALFLLFSIPILFAQDNKVTSLSLRECVQEAVDKNIKLRTARINHEKEGWKVNESLSALLPKVNINGSLQDNLKLSTTIIPGEIFGKPGTNMPVQMGAKYNANGSIGINQVLYNQTALTALRISKKLEGLNALSVEKAGEELATEVSKLYFLLLTTDKQKLLIEENIARTKRMKDIVKMLVDNGISKQVDYDRISVNLENLYTQLSNTDASKEQQLNLMKYMLEIPLHETIVLTDTTEMPLLRQGSELMSDFSDHIDIRMLESQKEIDRLNQKKVTHGYLPTLSFTGQYTYTGLRQHFGNYFNDSSENNWFASSFVGISLSIPLFDGGEKRSKSRQAKLEYQKTVMTLDDTKEHFSLNYQNEMNNYLNYKSNVQRQKQNIALAEKVYKETALKYREGLSTMSDLLQDEMGLNDAQASYLSALYNLKEAELNVMSFNGEIRNLINN; via the coding sequence ATGAAATCATTTTTATTATCCGCCTTATTTCTTTTGTTCTCAATTCCCATCTTATTTGCGCAAGATAATAAGGTGACCAGTTTATCTTTGCGTGAATGTGTGCAGGAGGCTGTCGACAAAAATATCAAGTTGCGTACAGCCCGCATTAATCATGAAAAAGAAGGATGGAAAGTGAATGAGTCTCTTTCCGCTTTGCTTCCGAAGGTCAACATAAACGGAAGTTTACAGGATAATCTAAAACTTTCTACCACTATCATTCCGGGCGAAATTTTCGGTAAGCCTGGTACAAATATGCCTGTGCAGATGGGTGCCAAATATAATGCGAACGGCTCAATCGGCATTAACCAGGTGTTGTACAATCAAACTGCATTGACTGCCTTGCGGATTTCTAAGAAGTTGGAAGGACTGAACGCATTGAGTGTTGAAAAGGCAGGAGAAGAATTGGCAACAGAAGTTTCCAAACTTTATTTTTTGTTACTCACAACGGACAAACAAAAGTTGTTGATAGAAGAAAATATTGCCCGCACCAAACGGATGAAGGATATCGTAAAGATGCTGGTGGATAATGGAATCAGCAAACAGGTAGATTACGACCGTATAAGTGTGAATCTGGAAAACCTATACACTCAGCTAAGCAATACGGATGCCAGCAAGGAACAGCAGCTAAACCTGATGAAATACATGTTGGAGATACCGCTCCACGAAACCATTGTACTAACAGATACAACCGAAATGCCTTTGTTGCGGCAAGGGTCCGAATTAATGTCTGATTTTTCGGATCACATTGATATTCGTATGCTTGAATCGCAAAAAGAAATCGACCGGTTGAATCAAAAAAAGGTTACTCACGGATATTTGCCTACCCTCTCTTTTACTGGTCAATATACGTATACGGGCTTAAGGCAACATTTTGGTAATTACTTTAATGACAGTTCAGAAAACAATTGGTTTGCTTCTTCCTTCGTCGGCATAAGTTTGTCGATACCCCTTTTCGATGGAGGCGAAAAACGTTCAAAGTCGCGGCAGGCAAAGTTGGAGTATCAGAAAACAGTTATGACTCTTGATGATACCAAAGAGCATTTTAGTCTTAATTACCAAAACGAAATGAATAACTACCTTAACTATAAAAGCAATGTGCAGCGTCAGAAACAAAATATAGCACTGGCAGAGAAAGTATATAAGGAAACAGCTTTGAAATATCGCGAAGGGTTGTCTACCATGAGTGATTTGTTACAAGATGAAATGGGACTGAATGATGCGCAGGCAAGTTATTTAAGTGCGTTATATAACCTAAAAGAAGCAGAGTTGAATGTCATGTCGTTCAATGGTGAAATCAGAAATTTAATAAACAATTAG
- a CDS encoding histidine kinase has translation MNLLDRYSSFKLVLISLVSALFVVYPNIACLPWELSFLDNEERTTHIVFFTFRYLFFASLIWILIRFNLRKFKMYSARKRFWSVFLISAIAYLLYVAISYLCCTKADCFTSILLFQFLVVCIVCTFLGHVSFLYSVQRKKEQEIELLRIENLESRCNALANQINPHFFFNSLNGLTALIRRKDDEVTLEYVNKLSDVFRYILQSDKKGLVTLKEELEFVDAFRYMMEVRFANKLVFDIEVDDDKMDLKIPVLSLLPIIDNVVVHNTIDSQHKMTISFRFNENLELVVTNPVYPKLTPPVTNGTGLRNLENRFSLLMNEQIRIEDKGDTFSIYLPLKSKLK, from the coding sequence ATGAACCTCTTAGATAGATACAGCTCATTCAAACTGGTGTTAATCAGCTTGGTTAGTGCGCTTTTTGTTGTTTATCCCAATATTGCCTGTCTTCCCTGGGAACTTAGTTTTCTGGATAACGAGGAGCGTACCACGCATATCGTGTTCTTTACTTTCAGATACCTGTTTTTTGCTTCGCTGATATGGATATTAATCCGATTCAATCTGCGGAAGTTCAAGATGTACTCTGCCCGGAAGCGATTTTGGTCTGTTTTCCTCATATCAGCAATTGCCTACTTACTGTACGTAGCCATATCCTATCTTTGCTGCACGAAGGCCGATTGCTTTACCAGCATCTTGTTATTCCAGTTTCTGGTGGTATGTATTGTCTGCACGTTTCTCGGACACGTTTCCTTTCTTTATTCCGTACAGAGAAAAAAGGAACAGGAGATCGAGCTTTTACGAATTGAAAACCTGGAAAGTCGGTGTAATGCTCTTGCCAATCAGATAAATCCTCATTTCTTTTTTAACTCGCTGAACGGACTTACTGCCTTGATACGACGGAAAGATGACGAAGTAACGCTGGAGTATGTGAATAAGCTGTCGGATGTATTTCGTTATATTTTGCAAAGCGACAAGAAAGGGCTGGTCACACTAAAAGAAGAACTTGAATTCGTAGACGCGTTCCGATACATGATGGAAGTGAGGTTTGCCAATAAACTGGTATTTGATATTGAGGTAGACGATGATAAGATGGATCTCAAAATCCCCGTTCTTTCCCTGCTTCCAATTATCGACAATGTGGTAGTTCATAACACAATAGATAGTCAGCATAAGATGACGATCTCTTTCCGGTTTAACGAAAATCTGGAATTGGTTGTAACCAACCCTGTTTACCCAAAGCTAACACCTCCCGTAACGAACGGAACAGGACTCAGAAACCTTGAAAACCGATTCTCTCTACTGATGAACGAACAGATAAGAATTGAAGACAAAGGGGATACATTCAGCATTTATTTACCTTTAAAAAGTAAATTGAAATGA
- a CDS encoding HlyD family secretion protein — protein MKHKRKKVIYNIVVGVLMIIGITWICSRFIHLGNVEYTDNAQVKQLIVPVNSRVQGFVSKVYFDEYQPVHKGDTLAIIEDTEFRFRLAQAEADYQNALSGKSVMASTINTTQNNISVSDASIQEARIRLDNAEREYNRYKNLLAQDAVTKQQYDQMKTNYDASLSRYEFLVRQKKSTTLVKHEQTQRLDQTVSGIKLAEAALELAKLNLSYTVIIAPCDGTTGRKNIQQGQLIQPGQTLVDLVDKNDKWIIANYKETQTATMKEGQEVEIEVDAIPDVVFKGVVKSISRATGASFSLLPQDNSAGNFVKVEQRIPVRIELTKENAEEAMNRLRSGMNVECEVNY, from the coding sequence ATGAAACATAAGAGAAAAAAAGTAATTTACAACATTGTAGTAGGTGTATTAATGATTATTGGAATTACGTGGATCTGCTCTCGCTTCATTCACTTAGGCAATGTGGAATATACAGACAACGCGCAAGTTAAGCAATTGATCGTGCCGGTTAATTCTCGGGTACAAGGCTTTGTTTCCAAAGTGTATTTCGACGAATATCAACCGGTTCATAAAGGAGACACATTGGCTATTATCGAAGATACCGAATTCCGTTTTCGTTTAGCTCAGGCAGAAGCTGACTATCAAAATGCGTTATCTGGTAAATCGGTTATGGCCTCGACAATCAATACTACGCAAAACAACATTTCTGTGTCCGATGCCAGTATTCAGGAAGCCAGAATCCGTTTGGACAATGCCGAACGCGAATATAACCGATACAAAAATCTGTTAGCGCAAGACGCTGTTACAAAACAGCAATACGATCAAATGAAAACCAATTACGATGCATCGTTGTCCAGATATGAATTTCTTGTACGTCAGAAGAAATCTACAACACTTGTAAAACACGAACAGACACAGCGTTTGGACCAAACCGTTTCAGGAATAAAACTTGCAGAAGCAGCATTGGAATTGGCAAAGCTTAATCTTTCCTACACAGTTATCATCGCTCCATGTGATGGAACAACCGGAAGAAAGAACATACAACAAGGCCAGTTGATACAGCCGGGACAAACATTGGTTGATTTGGTAGACAAAAACGACAAGTGGATTATTGCCAATTATAAAGAAACACAAACTGCAACCATGAAAGAAGGACAAGAAGTCGAAATTGAAGTAGACGCAATTCCCGACGTGGTATTCAAGGGCGTTGTAAAATCAATCTCACGTGCTACCGGAGCCAGTTTTTCTCTTCTTCCCCAAGATAATTCGGCTGGTAATTTCGTAAAAGTAGAACAACGCATTCCGGTACGTATCGAGCTTACCAAAGAAAACGCCGAAGAAGCGATGAACCGTCTTCGTTCCGGTATGAATGTGGAATGTGAAGTAAACTATTAA
- a CDS encoding AraC family transcriptional regulator yields MKNNFHIITVDELFTPADSSGDIRGDINCIELDSHGVSSQFSSPIFLDASIAILVLSGTAVFRVNYKTLPIKANTMILLSASHLFYFKECSFDFTCLCQFVSKKFMDDMDSTDMIYRRIKYGVKMYNEPVMQLNNDNTALLLERLTAVNRAIDNTGHLYYKEMILNTLFAFYLDLSNIIDRRPEFYNEGNVTRYESIIKSFIELLVTNYRKEHKVDFYASQLNISAHYLTFIVKRSTGQSVSDFIFEMLYSEARTLLSHSKLSIQEITTILNFSDQSSFGKFFKRKAGLSPVDYRKNQT; encoded by the coding sequence ATGAAGAATAATTTTCACATAATAACTGTTGATGAGCTATTTACTCCTGCTGATTCCTCGGGTGATATCAGAGGAGATATAAACTGTATTGAATTGGATTCACATGGAGTCTCTTCTCAATTCTCGTCGCCAATATTTCTGGACGCTTCAATTGCTATATTAGTTTTATCTGGAACTGCTGTGTTTCGTGTCAATTACAAGACACTGCCAATTAAAGCGAATACGATGATCTTACTCTCTGCTTCGCACCTGTTTTACTTTAAGGAATGCAGCTTTGATTTCACCTGTTTATGTCAGTTTGTAAGCAAAAAGTTTATGGATGACATGGATTCGACGGATATGATTTACCGAAGAATAAAATATGGGGTTAAAATGTATAATGAACCGGTGATGCAATTAAACAACGACAATACAGCTTTGTTGCTTGAAAGGCTTACAGCTGTTAACAGGGCAATAGATAATACCGGGCATCTTTATTATAAAGAGATGATATTGAACACTCTTTTTGCCTTCTATCTGGATTTAAGCAATATTATTGACAGGCGCCCCGAATTTTATAATGAAGGCAATGTAACGCGTTACGAAAGTATAATCAAGTCATTTATCGAATTGCTGGTAACCAATTACAGAAAGGAACATAAAGTAGATTTCTATGCCTCTCAACTCAATATATCGGCTCATTACCTTACATTTATAGTTAAACGCAGCACGGGACAAAGCGTTAGCGATTTTATTTTTGAAATGTTGTATAGTGAAGCCCGTACCCTACTGTCGCACTCCAAGTTATCTATACAAGAAATTACGACGATACTAAATTTCTCTGATCAATCATCCTTTGGTAAATTCTTTAAACGGAAAGCGGGCCTCTCGCCGGTAGATTACCGTAAAAATCAGACCTGA
- a CDS encoding TolC family protein, translating into MRKIKGVLFLFLLLNITPLLWAQNLHRQKINMEEMFELAEANSRSIRTYTIAEQEAEQAVKVAKNALLPSVDVSLSASYLGDGWIADRDFSNGENAPMPHFGNNFAIEASQVIYAGGAISSGIEIARLQHQMAKLDKEKNRQDIRFLLVGNYLELNKLDNQAKVYLKNIEQTKRLLTNIKAKQTEGLALKNDITRYELQLKNLELALTQVENSKIILNNQLTIVLGLPRETVIEIDTCVLSKLPLVSGEEKWQQTATEVSPLLQQAKLGIEQSKQSEKIVKAERLPSIALIAGDHLDGPVTIEVPPINKNFNYWYVGVGVKFNLASLYKTGKKAKLAQLSTQKVIETEQLLQENIQTEVKAAYVRFAESFTIYDTQIKSLELATQNYDVINNRYLNELALITDMLDASNSKLTAELQVANAEINILFNYYKLKKATGNL; encoded by the coding sequence ATGAGAAAAATTAAAGGAGTTTTATTTCTATTTCTACTACTAAACATCACCCCCTTACTATGGGCCCAAAACCTTCACCGACAAAAAATCAACATGGAAGAAATGTTTGAATTGGCTGAAGCTAACAGCAGAAGTATCCGAACTTATACAATTGCCGAACAGGAAGCCGAACAGGCTGTCAAAGTGGCAAAGAACGCCCTTCTTCCGTCGGTCGACGTATCACTTTCTGCCAGTTATCTGGGAGATGGATGGATTGCTGACCGTGATTTTTCAAATGGAGAAAATGCTCCAATGCCTCATTTTGGCAATAACTTTGCCATCGAAGCATCACAGGTAATCTATGCAGGCGGTGCCATATCAAGTGGAATAGAAATTGCCAGACTGCAACATCAGATGGCTAAATTGGATAAAGAAAAAAACAGACAAGACATTCGGTTCTTGCTTGTTGGAAACTACCTTGAGCTTAATAAACTGGACAATCAAGCCAAGGTTTATCTTAAAAACATTGAGCAGACAAAACGATTGCTTACCAACATAAAGGCTAAACAGACTGAAGGTCTTGCGCTAAAAAACGACATTACAAGATATGAATTGCAGTTAAAGAATCTGGAGTTAGCTTTGACTCAGGTCGAAAATAGCAAAATCATACTAAACAATCAATTAACAATTGTTTTAGGTCTCCCGAGAGAAACCGTAATAGAAATTGACACTTGTGTATTAAGCAAGCTACCACTTGTTTCGGGCGAAGAAAAATGGCAGCAAACAGCAACCGAGGTTTCACCTTTGTTACAACAGGCCAAACTCGGAATAGAACAATCCAAACAAAGCGAAAAGATTGTCAAAGCCGAACGTTTGCCATCGATAGCCCTGATTGCGGGTGACCATTTGGATGGACCTGTCACCATTGAAGTTCCTCCTATTAATAAAAATTTTAATTACTGGTATGTAGGTGTTGGTGTTAAGTTTAACCTTGCCTCTCTTTATAAGACTGGCAAAAAGGCAAAGCTTGCCCAACTTTCAACTCAGAAAGTCATTGAAACCGAACAACTGTTGCAAGAAAATATTCAGACAGAAGTAAAAGCAGCTTATGTACGTTTTGCGGAGTCGTTCACTATTTATGACACACAAATAAAAAGCCTCGAACTGGCTACGCAGAATTACGATGTAATAAACAATCGTTACCTGAACGAGTTGGCATTAATTACCGACATGTTGGATGCCAGCAACTCAAAACTAACTGCAGAACTACAGGTGGCAAATGCAGAAATTAATATTCTCTTCAATTACTATAAATTGAAGAAGGCTACAGGAAATCTATAA
- a CDS encoding PQQ-binding-like beta-propeller repeat protein, with protein sequence MKTFDQKKKFCYLGVALACLVTVEVTAQSPYSWRGPERNGNYHETGLLKTWPTEGPALLWETLDAGKGYSSPVVLEDRLYVTGMNEDETKEIFSAYTLKGKKIYEIVYGSPWDKTYPETRTTPTIEGNKAYVISGAGEIVCINIKDGAIVWKVDGANEFKRKTGIWGTSESPLVFDNKVIYTPGGDVTTMVALNAETGKVVWKSKPLGENGTYVSPLLIMHNGKKKIIAVTGHNVVGVHPETGNIEWTFNDWGSKDAGRENIATNTPIYDNGFLFFSFGYDIGAFMLKLNVDATNASLVWRNNDLDTHHGGFVLHNGVIFGSNWINNNQGNWVAVDWKTGKTIYDNPWSGGKGKGSIVAADNMLYCYDERRGTVGLVKPNAEKFDVVSEFRVTKGEGPYWAHPVIQNGVLYIRHGNALMAYKIK encoded by the coding sequence ATGAAGACATTCGATCAAAAAAAGAAGTTTTGTTATTTAGGAGTAGCTCTGGCTTGCCTGGTTACTGTCGAGGTAACCGCTCAATCGCCCTACAGTTGGAGAGGTCCGGAACGTAATGGTAACTATCATGAAACCGGTCTGCTTAAAACCTGGCCAACCGAAGGTCCGGCACTCTTGTGGGAAACACTGGATGCAGGGAAAGGATATTCAAGTCCTGTGGTTCTCGAAGACCGCTTGTATGTAACCGGAATGAACGAAGATGAAACCAAGGAGATCTTTTCCGCCTATACATTGAAGGGGAAAAAGATTTACGAGATTGTTTACGGTTCGCCTTGGGATAAAACCTATCCCGAAACCCGTACCACGCCAACCATTGAAGGGAATAAGGCGTATGTAATCAGCGGAGCAGGAGAGATCGTGTGTATAAACATCAAAGACGGTGCCATTGTTTGGAAAGTAGATGGAGCCAACGAATTTAAAAGGAAAACCGGAATCTGGGGAACATCCGAAAGTCCGCTTGTATTCGATAACAAAGTGATTTACACGCCTGGAGGAGATGTAACAACAATGGTTGCCCTGAATGCGGAGACTGGTAAAGTTGTTTGGAAAAGCAAGCCTCTGGGCGAGAACGGCACCTACGTTTCACCTCTGCTGATTATGCATAACGGCAAAAAGAAGATCATTGCTGTAACGGGTCATAATGTGGTAGGTGTTCATCCGGAGACAGGTAACATCGAGTGGACATTTAACGATTGGGGCAGCAAGGACGCAGGAAGAGAAAACATTGCTACCAATACGCCGATTTACGACAACGGATTTCTTTTCTTTTCTTTCGGTTACGATATAGGAGCCTTTATGTTAAAACTGAATGTCGATGCCACGAATGCAAGCCTTGTATGGCGCAATAACGACCTTGACACTCATCACGGTGGATTTGTTTTGCATAATGGCGTAATATTCGGTTCCAACTGGATTAATAATAATCAGGGAAACTGGGTGGCTGTTGACTGGAAAACCGGAAAGACTATCTATGATAATCCATGGAGTGGGGGAAAAGGTAAAGGTTCCATTGTAGCAGCAGATAACATGTTGTATTGCTACGACGAACGTCGCGGTACGGTAGGTTTGGTAAAACCCAATGCCGAAAAGTTCGATGTGGTAAGCGAATTCCGGGTTACCAAAGGCGAAGGACCTTATTGGGCGCACCCTGTAATACAAAACGGAGTACTTTACATCCGCCACGGAAATGCCCTGATGGCTTATAAAATCAAATAA